From one Conyzicola nivalis genomic stretch:
- a CDS encoding dihydrofolate reductase family protein: MGDLVVHQFVSADGFAGDESGEFTLFDGSGPSDELDNETLSRLETVDAILLGATTYRMFATFWPTSDSDQEILAQRINELPKIVVSTTLEEAPWGEYPPAMVVSDDAAEAVRRFKRDLPGDLIVWGSLTLTDTLFAAGLVDAVRLAVLPKVLGHGRSAFPARSSDLDLRLVRVGSYDGRIATIDYQNERKGPS, translated from the coding sequence ATGGGCGACCTGGTCGTGCACCAGTTCGTGAGCGCCGACGGTTTCGCGGGCGACGAGAGCGGGGAGTTCACGCTGTTCGACGGCTCCGGCCCCTCCGACGAACTCGACAACGAGACCCTCTCCCGCCTCGAAACCGTCGACGCGATCCTGCTCGGCGCCACGACCTACCGCATGTTCGCCACCTTCTGGCCGACGTCCGACTCGGATCAGGAGATCCTCGCGCAGCGCATCAACGAGCTGCCCAAGATCGTGGTGTCGACGACCCTCGAGGAGGCGCCTTGGGGCGAGTATCCGCCGGCGATGGTGGTGTCGGATGACGCGGCGGAGGCCGTGCGCCGCTTCAAGCGCGACCTTCCGGGCGACCTCATCGTGTGGGGGAGTCTCACCCTCACCGACACCCTCTTCGCCGCGGGTCTCGTCGACGCGGTGCGCCTCGCCGTGCTGCCGAAGGTGCTCGGCCACGGCCGTTCGGCCTTCCCGGCTCGTTCCAGCGACCTCGACCTGCGCCTCGTGCGGGTCGGCAGCTATGACGGGAGGATCGCCACGATCGACTACCAGAATGAACGAAAGGGCCCTTCCTAG
- a CDS encoding DNA alkylation repair protein: MGAMNELIDADAVAGLRARLASAAPGLDFPALAHVAAGFADASLRQRTDLVSAALLADLPADYPGAAAVFRSALADPAFAGWTIWPVGETVTTLGLAQPQHFADALGLLAELTPRLTSEFPIRRLLDHDIDAALPIVQSWTTHPDPHVRRLASEGTRVFLPWAIRVPSLHARPEATVPILDALYRDESDYVRRSVANHLNDLARQNPGLVVEVASRWLAAPDENTAWVVRHGLRTLVKKAHPGALGLLGFAPVTVSVSDPVLDSPVVTLPGNLGFRFILTNDGATTERMAVDYVVHFMKSNGRQAEKVFKLAAATLAPGESVIISKRHGLRQMTTRVHYAGTHTLELQINGERHTRTDFEVVL; encoded by the coding sequence ATGGGCGCCATGAACGAACTGATCGATGCGGATGCCGTGGCCGGCCTCCGCGCGCGTCTCGCCTCCGCCGCGCCCGGCCTCGACTTCCCGGCTCTCGCCCACGTCGCCGCGGGTTTCGCCGACGCGTCGCTGCGCCAGCGCACCGATCTGGTGAGCGCCGCCCTGCTGGCCGACCTGCCGGCGGATTACCCCGGGGCGGCCGCCGTCTTCCGTTCCGCCCTCGCCGACCCGGCATTCGCCGGCTGGACCATCTGGCCCGTCGGCGAGACGGTCACCACCCTCGGCCTCGCGCAGCCGCAGCACTTCGCCGACGCGCTCGGGCTGCTCGCCGAGCTGACGCCCCGGCTCACCTCGGAGTTCCCGATCCGCCGCCTGCTCGACCACGACATCGACGCCGCGCTTCCCATCGTGCAGTCGTGGACCACGCACCCCGACCCGCACGTGCGCCGGCTCGCGAGCGAGGGCACCCGCGTGTTCCTGCCGTGGGCGATCCGCGTGCCGTCGCTGCACGCCCGCCCCGAGGCCACGGTGCCGATCCTCGACGCGCTGTACCGCGACGAGAGCGACTACGTGCGGCGGTCGGTCGCCAACCACCTCAACGATCTGGCCAGGCAGAACCCCGGACTCGTGGTCGAGGTGGCGTCGCGGTGGCTGGCCGCCCCCGACGAGAACACCGCCTGGGTCGTCAGGCACGGGCTGCGCACGCTCGTGAAGAAGGCGCACCCCGGCGCCCTCGGCCTGCTCGGGTTCGCGCCGGTCACGGTGAGCGTGAGCGACCCGGTGCTCGATTCGCCCGTGGTCACCCTGCCGGGCAACCTCGGTTTCCGGTTCATCCTGACCAACGACGGCGCGACGACCGAGCGCATGGCTGTCGACTACGTCGTGCACTTTATGAAGAGCAACGGGCGGCAGGCCGAGAAGGTGTTCAAACTCGCCGCGGCGACGCTCGCTCCAGGCGAGAGCGTGATCATCTCGAAGCGGCACGGGCTGCGGCAGATGACGACCCGCGTGCACTACGCCGGAACGCACACCCTCGAACTGCAGATCAACGGCGAGCGTCACACCCGCACCGACTTCGAGGTCGTGCTCTAG
- a CDS encoding YciI family protein — protein MQYSLLLHAPEPGDVEVSAEQMAEFQTAFDLYAQSLDSAGVLVSIDILQGSSASTTVSVRDGAPQIQDGPFAATKEQLAGTFVIEVPDLDAAIAWAEKNPGAQYGVVEIRPSAIAYRDGAWQTPA, from the coding sequence ATGCAGTATTCGCTCCTCCTGCACGCACCGGAACCCGGCGACGTCGAGGTCAGTGCCGAACAGATGGCCGAGTTCCAGACGGCCTTCGACCTCTACGCACAATCGCTCGATTCGGCGGGCGTGCTCGTGTCGATCGACATCCTCCAGGGGTCGTCGGCGTCGACCACGGTCTCGGTGCGCGACGGTGCGCCGCAGATCCAGGATGGCCCGTTCGCCGCGACGAAAGAGCAGCTGGCGGGCACGTTCGTTATCGAGGTGCCCGATCTCGACGCGGCCATCGCCTGGGCCGAGAAGAACCCGGGCGCCCAGTACGGCGTGGTCGAGATCCGCCCGTCGGCCATCGCCTACCGCGACGGCGCGTGGCAGACGCCGGCCTGA
- a CDS encoding alpha/beta fold hydrolase, translating to MLTPEIPPARSVISPDGTNIATYEFGDPDAPTVFAVHGFASSALLNWHSTGWIRDLVRADFHVIAIDQRGHGASDKPHSPAAYTMAALVDDVLAVLDTFMLDEVAYVGYSLGARVGWEAARELPERITKAVLGGIPDGDPLTRFQVDAARAHIERGHVVEDRLTGAYLQMASGIEGNDLRALVALVEGMRGGPQPSADNAPDQPTLFATGSEDGILPKSRALAMAAEGDFFEIPGRNHLNAPTSRAFRDAALEFLAAPLK from the coding sequence ATGCTTACGCCAGAGATCCCGCCCGCCCGCTCCGTGATTTCGCCGGACGGCACCAATATCGCCACCTACGAGTTCGGTGACCCGGATGCGCCCACGGTATTCGCGGTGCACGGTTTCGCGTCGAGCGCGCTGCTGAACTGGCACTCCACCGGGTGGATCCGCGACCTCGTGCGCGCCGACTTCCACGTGATCGCGATCGACCAGCGCGGCCACGGCGCGAGCGACAAGCCGCACTCCCCCGCCGCGTACACGATGGCCGCGCTCGTCGACGACGTGCTCGCCGTGCTCGACACTTTTATGCTCGACGAGGTGGCCTACGTCGGCTACTCGCTCGGTGCCAGGGTCGGCTGGGAAGCGGCGCGCGAACTGCCCGAGCGCATCACGAAGGCGGTGCTGGGCGGCATCCCCGACGGCGACCCGCTCACGCGCTTCCAGGTCGACGCGGCCCGCGCGCACATCGAACGCGGCCACGTCGTGGAGGACCGCCTCACCGGCGCCTACCTGCAGATGGCGAGCGGCATCGAGGGCAACGACCTGCGCGCTCTCGTCGCCCTCGTCGAGGGCATGCGCGGCGGTCCGCAGCCGAGCGCCGACAACGCGCCCGACCAGCCGACGCTGTTCGCAACCGGCAGCGAAGACGGCATCCTGCCCAAGTCGCGCGCGCTGGCGATGGCTGCGGAGGGCGATTTCTTCGAGATCCCCGGACGCAACCACCTCAACGCGCCCACCTCGAGGGCCTTCCGCGATGCCGCCCTGGAGTTCCTGGCCGCGCCCCTCAAATGA
- a CDS encoding RNA polymerase sigma factor, which yields MADAGLTAGARAAQVARASYGRLLAILAAETGDIPRAEDALADAFERALTTWPAAGIPTNPEGWLVTVARNRHRDVVRSSAHRTSAPLDVDPGMLDLVDLDAIPDRRLELMFVCAHPAIDASIRTPLMLHTVLGFDAAYVARAFAVPATTMAQRLVRAKRRIRTARVPFVVPVLQDMPARLSSVLEAVYGAYAIDWQLVSGPTVRESLAAEALYLATTLAVLLDDEPEAFGLAALIAFSLARVDARVADDGCLVPLAEQDRALWRPELVRDGERLLRRAHALGRISRFQLEAAIQSAHCAPGEPDAVTLLALHDALVRVSPTLGARVARAAVLAEVQGPRAGLTALHDIDGADRFQPAWATRAHLLAASGETDAAASAYSKAISLTTDAPSRLYLERRAAVVRSEATP from the coding sequence GTGGCAGACGCCGGCCTGACCGCCGGGGCGCGGGCCGCGCAGGTGGCCCGCGCCTCCTACGGGCGGCTGCTCGCGATCCTCGCCGCCGAGACGGGCGACATCCCCCGGGCGGAGGACGCCCTGGCCGACGCTTTCGAACGCGCGCTCACTACGTGGCCGGCGGCGGGTATCCCGACGAACCCCGAGGGGTGGCTCGTCACCGTGGCCCGCAACCGGCACCGCGACGTGGTGAGATCGTCAGCCCACCGCACGTCGGCGCCCCTCGACGTCGACCCGGGCATGCTCGACCTCGTCGACCTCGACGCGATCCCCGACCGTCGCCTCGAGCTGATGTTCGTGTGCGCGCATCCGGCCATCGACGCGTCGATCCGCACCCCGCTCATGCTGCACACGGTGCTCGGGTTCGACGCGGCGTACGTCGCGCGGGCGTTTGCGGTGCCGGCGACCACGATGGCGCAGCGGCTCGTGCGGGCCAAGCGGCGCATCCGCACCGCGCGCGTTCCGTTCGTCGTTCCCGTTCTGCAGGACATGCCCGCCCGCCTGTCCTCTGTGCTCGAGGCCGTCTACGGCGCCTACGCGATCGACTGGCAGCTGGTGTCGGGCCCGACCGTGCGCGAGTCGCTCGCGGCCGAGGCGCTCTACCTCGCCACGACCCTCGCGGTGCTGCTCGACGACGAGCCCGAGGCGTTCGGGCTCGCAGCCCTCATCGCCTTCTCGCTCGCCCGCGTCGATGCGCGGGTTGCAGACGACGGATGCCTCGTGCCGCTCGCCGAACAGGACCGGGCGCTCTGGCGGCCCGAGCTAGTGCGCGACGGCGAGCGGCTGCTGCGCCGGGCGCACGCGCTCGGCCGCATCTCGCGCTTCCAACTGGAGGCCGCCATCCAGTCGGCGCACTGCGCGCCGGGCGAGCCGGACGCGGTGACGCTGCTCGCCCTGCACGACGCCCTCGTGCGCGTCTCGCCCACGCTCGGCGCGCGGGTGGCCCGGGCCGCCGTGCTCGCCGAGGTCCAGGGGCCGCGTGCGGGGCTGACCGCGCTGCACGACATCGATGGCGCGGACAGGTTTCAGCCGGCGTGGGCCACGCGGGCGCACCTGCTCGCCGCGAGCGGGGAGACGGATGCCGCGGCATCCGCCTATTCGAAGGCCATCTCGCTCACCACCGACGCTCCGTCGCGGCTGTACCTCGAACGTCGGGCCGCCGTGGTCAGGAGCGAGGCGACCCCGTAG
- a CDS encoding alpha/beta fold hydrolase, producing MNSESKPTVVLVHGAFADASGWTGVIKKLQRDGYTALAPANPLRSLHGDAEYVRAVLATIEGPIVLVGHSYGGAVITNAATDVENVVSLVYICGFALDEGEPVLQALGLGGGSAALGEHTLVRPYPGAGEGDADGYIDPAYFKELFCDDLSDEDAAAMAAAQRPAALNTLGTLSGVPAWKTIPSWFLIGADDRTIPPEAHRAMAERAGGIAVEIESSHVAMISHPDAVAKLIVDAAKNAVPA from the coding sequence GTGAATTCTGAATCGAAGCCCACCGTCGTTCTCGTGCACGGCGCTTTCGCCGACGCCTCGGGCTGGACGGGCGTGATCAAGAAGCTGCAGCGCGACGGCTACACCGCGCTGGCCCCCGCCAACCCGCTGCGATCGCTGCACGGCGACGCGGAGTACGTGCGCGCCGTGCTCGCGACGATCGAGGGTCCGATCGTGCTCGTCGGGCACTCCTACGGCGGCGCGGTGATCACCAATGCCGCGACCGACGTCGAGAACGTCGTGTCGCTCGTCTATATCTGCGGTTTCGCGCTCGACGAGGGCGAACCGGTACTGCAAGCGCTTGGCCTCGGCGGCGGCTCCGCCGCGCTCGGCGAGCACACCCTCGTGCGCCCCTACCCCGGAGCGGGCGAAGGCGACGCCGACGGCTACATCGACCCGGCCTACTTCAAAGAGCTGTTCTGCGACGACCTGAGCGACGAGGACGCCGCGGCCATGGCGGCGGCCCAACGTCCCGCGGCGCTCAACACGCTCGGCACCCTGTCCGGCGTTCCGGCGTGGAAGACCATCCCCAGCTGGTTCCTCATCGGTGCCGACGACCGCACGATCCCGCCGGAGGCCCACCGCGCGATGGCCGAGCGGGCGGGCGGCATCGCCGTCGAGATCGAGAGCTCGCACGTCGCGATGATCAGCCACCCCGACGCGGTCGCGAAGCTGATCGTCGACGCGGCGAAGAACGCGGTTCCGGCCTGA
- a CDS encoding MDR family MFS transporter, with protein MSETITASAAPDSAAAIEEKRIGARNTLAITILLVSTFVVILNETIMSVALPHLMEDLEITASAAQWLTTAFLLTMAVVIPITGFLLQRFSTRGIFITAMTIFSVGTLIAAIAPGFEVLLVARVVQAVGTAIMIPLLFTTVLTLVPEHNRGRIMGNISIVISVAPAVGPTISGLILSVLDWRWMFIIVLPIAVVALLLGAMRIPNVSETRKTPLDVLSVILAAFGFGGIVFGLSNLGTAVGGITAVEAWAPLAIGLVSLALFIVRQLGLQKRDVALLDLRTFKTRSFSISIGLVMISMISLFGTLILLPLYTQDVLGLDTLTTGLLLLPGGLIMGLLAPFVGRLYDRQGPTALVIAGSVIVSLALWGMTMLGENTEIWWVLVAHVGLSIGLALLFTPLFTSGLAGLAPKMYSHGSAILSTVQQLAGASGIALFITVLSSRAANMMADGSTEVAATAAGIHSAFIYGAIISLVAIPLAFFVRKPASNGAQAPVGH; from the coding sequence TTGTCAGAAACAATCACCGCTTCGGCGGCGCCCGACTCGGCCGCCGCGATCGAAGAGAAGCGCATCGGCGCTCGCAACACCCTCGCCATCACGATCCTGCTGGTATCGACCTTCGTCGTGATCCTCAACGAGACCATCATGAGCGTGGCACTGCCGCATCTCATGGAAGACCTCGAGATCACCGCCAGCGCGGCGCAGTGGCTGACCACCGCCTTCCTGCTCACGATGGCCGTCGTCATCCCGATCACCGGCTTCCTGCTGCAGCGCTTCAGCACGCGTGGGATCTTCATCACCGCGATGACCATCTTCAGCGTCGGCACCCTGATCGCCGCGATCGCCCCCGGCTTCGAGGTGCTGCTCGTCGCCCGCGTCGTGCAGGCCGTCGGTACCGCGATCATGATCCCGCTGCTGTTCACGACCGTGCTGACCCTCGTCCCCGAGCACAACCGCGGACGCATCATGGGCAACATCTCGATCGTCATCTCGGTGGCACCCGCCGTCGGCCCGACGATCTCCGGCCTCATCCTGAGCGTGCTCGACTGGCGCTGGATGTTCATCATCGTGCTGCCCATCGCCGTCGTCGCCCTGCTGCTCGGCGCGATGCGCATCCCGAACGTCTCCGAGACGCGCAAGACGCCGCTCGACGTGCTGTCAGTGATCCTCGCGGCGTTCGGCTTCGGCGGAATCGTCTTCGGCCTCAGCAACCTGGGCACGGCCGTCGGCGGCATCACCGCGGTCGAGGCGTGGGCGCCGCTCGCGATCGGCCTCGTCTCCCTCGCGCTGTTCATCGTGCGCCAGCTCGGCCTGCAGAAGCGGGACGTTGCGCTGCTCGACCTGCGCACCTTCAAGACGCGGTCGTTCTCGATCTCGATCGGCCTCGTGATGATCAGCATGATCTCGCTGTTCGGCACGCTCATCCTGCTGCCGCTCTACACGCAGGACGTGCTCGGCCTCGACACCCTGACCACCGGGCTGCTCCTGCTGCCCGGCGGTCTCATCATGGGTCTGCTCGCGCCGTTCGTCGGCCGCCTGTACGACCGCCAGGGTCCGACCGCGCTCGTGATCGCCGGTTCGGTCATCGTCAGCCTCGCGCTCTGGGGCATGACGATGCTCGGCGAGAACACCGAGATCTGGTGGGTGCTCGTGGCCCACGTCGGTCTCAGCATCGGCCTCGCGCTGCTGTTCACCCCGCTCTTCACCTCGGGGCTCGCCGGTCTCGCGCCCAAGATGTACTCGCACGGCAGCGCCATCCTCAGCACGGTGCAGCAGCTTGCCGGCGCCTCGGGCATCGCGTTGTTCATCACGGTGCTGTCGTCGCGCGCGGCGAACATGATGGCCGACGGCTCGACCGAGGTCGCGGCCACCGCCGCCGGCATCCACTCGGCCTTCATCTACGGCGCGATCATCTCGCTCGTCGCTATCCCGCTGGCGTTCTTCGTGCGCAAGCCGGCGTCGAACGGTGCGCAGGCGCCCGTCGGGCACTAG
- a CDS encoding HpcH/HpaI aldolase/citrate lyase family protein has product MTTTPHAPDSVSRRDSIPAEIARSWLLVSATRTETFDSAFASRADQIVLDIEDAVDPKLKPKAREDVVEWLSGGGDGWVRINDRTTDFWSGDVDALSGVSGLRGVMLAKTESPADVTETFDRLGGHTPVLALIESALGIEEAVSIARARGTFRLAFGSGDYRRDTGTSADNLAMAYPRSRLVVASRIGDLPGPIDGPTVGSSHPILREQSQMTVALGLTGKLCLDPEQTPVINEVISPTQSDVSWARDFLDDFEARGRVIRDGSDLPRLGRAQKIDKLARAFGVTPS; this is encoded by the coding sequence ATGACAACGACGCCTCACGCCCCAGATTCCGTTTCTCGCCGCGACTCCATCCCCGCCGAAATCGCCCGTTCGTGGCTGCTCGTGTCGGCGACCCGAACCGAGACGTTCGACTCGGCGTTCGCTTCGCGCGCCGACCAGATCGTGCTCGATATCGAAGACGCCGTCGACCCCAAGCTCAAGCCGAAGGCCCGCGAGGACGTCGTCGAGTGGCTCTCGGGCGGCGGTGACGGCTGGGTGCGGATCAACGACCGCACGACCGACTTCTGGAGTGGCGACGTCGACGCCCTCTCCGGCGTCTCGGGCCTGCGCGGCGTGATGCTGGCCAAGACGGAGTCGCCCGCCGACGTCACCGAGACCTTCGACCGCCTCGGCGGCCACACGCCCGTGCTCGCGCTGATCGAGTCGGCGCTCGGCATCGAGGAGGCCGTGTCGATCGCGCGGGCCCGCGGAACGTTCCGGCTCGCGTTCGGCAGCGGTGACTACCGCCGCGACACCGGCACGAGCGCCGACAACCTCGCCATGGCGTATCCCCGGTCGCGCCTGGTCGTGGCCAGCCGCATCGGCGACCTGCCCGGACCGATCGACGGGCCGACCGTGGGCAGCAGCCATCCGATCCTGCGCGAGCAGTCGCAGATGACGGTGGCCCTCGGGCTCACCGGCAAGCTGTGCCTCGACCCCGAGCAGACTCCGGTGATCAACGAGGTCATCAGTCCGACGCAGAGCGATGTGAGCTGGGCGCGCGACTTCCTCGACGACTTCGAGGCCCGCGGCCGTGTCATCCGCGACGGGAGCGACCTTCCCCGCCTCGGCCGCGCGCAGAAGATCGACAAGCTCGCGCGCGCGTTCGGCGTCACGCCCTCCTAG
- a CDS encoding DUF2945 domain-containing protein, whose amino-acid sequence MSNLSKGDRVSWNTPQGRTRGHVVEKKTEDFDFAGQHFTATSDEPAFIVESEKTGAQAAHKGSALRKLKA is encoded by the coding sequence ATGAGCAATCTCAGCAAGGGCGACCGGGTCAGTTGGAACACTCCGCAGGGCCGCACCCGCGGGCACGTGGTCGAGAAGAAGACCGAAGACTTCGACTTCGCCGGACAGCACTTCACCGCGACATCCGACGAACCGGCTTTCATCGTCGAATCCGAGAAGACCGGGGCGCAGGCGGCCCACAAGGGCTCGGCGCTGCGGAAGCTGAAGGCCTGA
- a CDS encoding serine hydrolase domain-containing protein has product MTLPRSTPEAQGVSSAAIGRFVDALERNLHDVHSMMLVRHGHVIAEGWWAPYRADLPHSLFSISKSFVSTAVGFAVDEGLLSLDDRVVALLPDDLPEAVGDNLAAMRVRHLLTMKSGHSVDTVDATSGPDQNWSRAILALPVEHTPGATFVYNSGATYLLSAILQRVTGGRVLDYLTPRLFGPLAIVGATWEQCPRGIDVGGWGLSITTEDIAVFGETYLRDGTFEGRQVVPAEWVRAATTAQVENAESATVEDNAQGYGFQFWRSRHNTYRADGAFGQWSIAMPEQDALLVITGGLDDPHALNTVWDHLLPVLGGDERAPDATGAAALADRLGTLSLALPDGEPHSPTAARVSGARFTLPRNSLGLRSVSLDLDGGDARLTVVDGRGTDVIACTAGGWTPGESALLADGPAPVAAAGAWADDDSYVVTLFLTTTPFSLTLVFDFRDDEVTLTIEQNVSFGPTRLLHTVGRRC; this is encoded by the coding sequence GTGACCCTCCCGCGCAGCACGCCGGAGGCCCAGGGCGTCTCCTCCGCCGCGATCGGCCGCTTCGTCGACGCCCTCGAGCGAAACCTGCACGACGTGCACAGCATGATGCTCGTGCGACACGGCCACGTGATCGCCGAGGGCTGGTGGGCGCCCTACCGCGCCGACCTGCCGCATTCGCTGTTCTCGATCAGCAAGAGTTTCGTCTCCACCGCCGTCGGCTTCGCGGTCGACGAGGGTCTGCTGTCCCTCGACGACCGCGTGGTCGCGCTGCTGCCCGACGACCTCCCCGAGGCCGTCGGCGACAACCTGGCCGCCATGCGCGTGCGTCACCTGCTGACGATGAAGTCGGGGCATTCCGTCGACACGGTGGACGCGACATCCGGACCCGATCAGAACTGGTCGAGGGCGATCCTCGCCCTCCCGGTCGAGCACACCCCCGGCGCGACCTTCGTCTACAACTCGGGCGCCACCTACCTGTTGTCGGCGATCCTGCAGCGCGTCACGGGCGGGCGCGTGCTCGACTACCTGACTCCGCGGCTGTTCGGGCCGCTCGCCATCGTCGGTGCGACGTGGGAGCAGTGCCCGCGCGGCATCGACGTGGGCGGCTGGGGTCTAAGCATCACGACCGAGGACATCGCCGTTTTCGGCGAGACCTACCTTCGCGACGGGACGTTCGAGGGACGGCAGGTCGTGCCCGCCGAGTGGGTGCGCGCGGCGACGACGGCCCAGGTGGAGAATGCGGAGTCGGCAACGGTCGAGGACAACGCCCAGGGCTACGGATTCCAGTTCTGGCGCAGCAGGCACAACACCTACCGGGCCGACGGCGCCTTCGGCCAGTGGTCGATCGCGATGCCCGAGCAGGACGCGCTGCTCGTCATCACCGGCGGGCTCGACGATCCGCACGCCCTGAACACGGTGTGGGACCACCTGTTGCCGGTTCTGGGCGGCGATGAGAGAGCTCCGGATGCGACCGGGGCGGCGGCGCTCGCCGACAGGCTCGGCACACTGTCGCTCGCCCTGCCCGACGGCGAGCCGCACTCCCCCACCGCGGCCCGGGTCTCGGGCGCCCGCTTCACCCTGCCGAGAAACTCGCTCGGGCTGCGCTCCGTGTCCCTCGACTTGGACGGCGGCGACGCGCGGCTCACCGTCGTCGACGGACGCGGCACCGACGTGATCGCCTGCACGGCCGGCGGGTGGACGCCGGGCGAGTCGGCGCTGCTCGCCGACGGTCCCGCACCCGTCGCGGCCGCCGGAGCGTGGGCCGACGACGACTCGTACGTCGTCACCCTCTTCCTCACGACGACGCCGTTCTCGCTGACCCTCGTGTTCGACTTCCGCGACGACGAGGTGACGCTCACGATCGAGCAGAACGTGTCATTCGGACCCACGCGCCTGCTGCACACCGTCGGGCGGCGCTGCTAG
- a CDS encoding glutamyl-tRNA amidotransferase, with amino-acid sequence MEIHVPLTPLIGLPEGEDPFPWIDEVMDYITELDERGEAALYDDGGEFGDVYVFLINAASEDRLLAIAARIADLPGVPAGVYAMVTDDEAEEFGLGRRVDLS; translated from the coding sequence GTGGAGATCCACGTTCCGCTGACCCCGCTGATCGGGCTGCCGGAGGGTGAAGACCCGTTCCCGTGGATCGACGAGGTCATGGACTACATCACCGAACTTGACGAGCGCGGCGAGGCCGCCCTCTACGACGACGGCGGCGAGTTCGGCGACGTGTACGTGTTTCTCATCAACGCGGCATCCGAAGACCGACTGCTGGCGATCGCAGCGCGCATCGCTGACCTGCCCGGCGTGCCCGCGGGCGTCTACGCGATGGTCACCGACGACGAGGCCGAGGAATTCGGGCTCGGGCGACGCGTCGACCTGTCGTAG
- a CDS encoding acyltransferase family protein, translating into MSGASSAASSIDLSKRDLTLDIARVFCVVLVVIIHLLMIGVGFDEAGALVVSRPLEEQPWFAYATWAGQIMPLFFVVGGFASLTAWRSLNRRGGGAAQYVRNRVLRLAQPALPLFLFYVVVIGGARLLGVDPQLLDVVIVGAGLPLWFLAAYALCQAFVPLMAGWHAKAPRATVAVLLLGAILVDTLRYTTGITEFGLINLFFVWLLVQQIGFWYADGWFAARSAWQLALIAIVSYATLVPFTMVGPYNDDMLTNLNPPTLPLVALALAQACVLRLIRPALAALMNTHVARAVVFVIGTRLMTIYLWHLPLIIVLSGVALLIPGASPPPGSESWWLTRPVFFVIVAVALFGLSFLVARWEAPREVGDTPPGYIVGIAAALTFIPAFCVMQWFLDFPLAVLGSLCLGAAVLLLGRWPARVRERVDA; encoded by the coding sequence GTGAGCGGCGCCAGCTCGGCCGCATCCTCGATCGATCTCTCGAAGCGAGACCTCACCCTCGACATCGCGCGCGTGTTCTGCGTGGTGCTCGTCGTGATCATCCACCTGTTGATGATCGGTGTCGGGTTCGACGAGGCGGGCGCGCTCGTCGTGAGCCGGCCCCTCGAAGAGCAGCCCTGGTTCGCCTACGCGACCTGGGCCGGCCAGATCATGCCCCTGTTCTTCGTGGTCGGCGGCTTCGCCAGCCTCACCGCGTGGCGCAGTCTGAACCGCCGCGGCGGCGGTGCGGCCCAATACGTGCGCAACCGGGTACTGCGCCTCGCCCAGCCCGCACTGCCGCTCTTCCTCTTCTACGTCGTCGTCATCGGCGGCGCCCGGCTGCTGGGCGTCGACCCCCAGCTGCTCGACGTCGTGATCGTCGGGGCGGGGCTTCCGCTCTGGTTCCTCGCCGCCTATGCGCTCTGTCAGGCGTTCGTTCCGTTGATGGCCGGATGGCACGCGAAGGCCCCGCGCGCGACCGTCGCGGTGCTGTTGCTGGGAGCAATCCTCGTCGACACCCTGCGCTACACGACGGGCATCACCGAGTTCGGTCTCATCAACCTGTTCTTCGTCTGGCTGCTGGTTCAACAGATCGGATTCTGGTACGCCGACGGCTGGTTCGCCGCCCGCTCGGCGTGGCAGCTCGCCCTCATCGCGATCGTCTCGTACGCCACGCTGGTCCCGTTCACCATGGTCGGCCCGTACAACGACGACATGCTCACGAACCTCAACCCGCCGACGCTGCCCCTCGTAGCCCTCGCACTCGCGCAGGCGTGCGTGCTGCGCCTCATCCGTCCCGCGCTCGCCGCGCTGATGAACACCCACGTCGCGCGGGCCGTCGTGTTCGTGATCGGCACCCGGCTCATGACCATCTACCTGTGGCACCTGCCGCTCATCATCGTGCTCAGCGGTGTCGCGCTGCTCATCCCCGGGGCGAGCCCGCCGCCCGGCAGCGAGTCGTGGTGGCTCACCCGCCCGGTGTTCTTCGTGATCGTGGCCGTCGCGCTGTTCGGTCTCTCGTTCCTCGTCGCCCGCTGGGAGGCACCGCGCGAGGTGGGTGACACCCCGCCCGGCTACATCGTGGGCATCGCCGCGGCGCTCACGTTCATCCCCGCCTTCTGCGTGATGCAGTGGTTCCTCGACTTCCCGCTGGCGGTTCTCGGCTCGCTCTGCCTCGGCGCCGCCGTCCTTTTGCTCGGCCGCTGGCCGGCCAGGGTGCGGGAGCGGGTGGACGCGTGA